A segment of the Bactrocera neohumeralis isolate Rockhampton chromosome 3, APGP_CSIRO_Bneo_wtdbg2-racon-allhic-juicebox.fasta_v2, whole genome shotgun sequence genome:
CGcggctaaaatttaaaaatatttgaaattaaattgtgaaatctttattttgattttctacCTTTCCAAAATTATGCGGCACTTTGATTACTTTCGGTCTTTTTCGGTTCTCTTTTGATTTGTTTCAATGCtttgatttctaaattttctgaAACAGCTGATGCGAAACACAGTGTTGCATTTTGTGCAGGAACTGATTTCTTTAATTATATCGAATGCtctttttatttccaatttcctTTTAACCATTTCCGTTGtagcaaatttaattatatattttttaacgctTTTAAACGATTATGTTTTTAGATGCTGCCAATCTACACGCCAAATGCTTCGAAATTTTTGACGAAGTAGTAAACGCGCATAACGGCGAACCGGAGGATACACTGAAGAAGCTAATGAATATGACAGTTTTCCTGCACACTTACCCGCCAAAACCGAAAAGTACAAGCGGAACTGTCATTAGCGGTGATTGCGAACATATCTCCGATTGGTTTATCAAATGTATTTCGAAATATCCGCGTCTGCTTGTAAAAGTTTTGAATTTCTATATCGAATGCATAGTCACCAATCCAATAAAATCTTGGAAAACAGAGCAGACACAACGCGCGCTAGAATATGCCGCAAAATATGATGCTGCACTTTATACCACCTGTAATGAGTCATCAGTGGAGTTCTTGTGTGAAGCCATCTATGCCGATGAGGTAATGATACGTACACGCGCCATAGAATTAATTTCACGGATTTTGCAGCTGGAGGCTCATGTAAATTGGCAAATGTTTCGACACGAAGTATCGGACATACCACGCGAAGTATATCTCATTAATGAACTCATAAAGAGTTTGCAGGATTTTAACAACACTGTTAAACTGAAAGCAGTACAAGCGCTGCATCTTGCGCTCACCAAAGGCTCACCAAACACTGTGAAAATACTAAACGAAGGTATACGCTATACACTTTATCTCGATCTTGGTGTCAAGCTGCCAGATGAACCACGTGTACGTAAGAATGAAATACGCTACGTGAAACCCTCTGCGCTGGAGCCGAAGTACAGTTTCGAAGGACATGGTTTGGTAGAGTTGTCATTCATGCATTTGCCAGAATATGTTTATGAAAATCTCTTTCAAAGTCCCCAATCATATATCAGACGTGCGGGTGTAATGTTTATGGAGCAACTAATCAAACTAAATCcacttattattttcaatacaaattttgtaaaagaaacAACGCGACTCGTTGATGAACCCACTGCCTTAGTGCGGAAACAAACATTAATCAGCATCGACAGCATTCTCGGCTGCTATCCGAACTGTTATCCGGTTGTGTGGGTGTGGTGCAAGGTTGTGGCGCCCATGTTGCGCGATGGCGATCCAAAGAATATTGAATTGGCTATGGATGTAAGTGGGTAATATTGtgtgcatttatttatgtaatccaaaatttgtttgatgacagtgTTTTCGCGCACGCGTATTAGCAAATATGCGCGGTATCGATCAATCCAATCAAGCGGAACACTTTATGCCTTGGGTGATTATACGCACAATGCTGTCAACGCAGCCGCGGCTCTATCTGCAAGAATGCTTTCACATGGCTTTACAGCAACGCTTGCTAAAGTAAgtgttttataatttgtttgattttatacgaattttatcaaaaagttaaatttaaatcacATAACCTCAACATGTAATCTTTATAAAATCTTGCAGTCCACAAATACTCAGCATAATCGAGTCACATTTACTCACCTCGAATTCCACAGAAGCTTGGATCGTACTCAACTTCGTTTCTGGAAAGTTGAAGAGTAAAGAACCCGACGCACTCATACATCTTTTCATATCACTGAAATCGGTATTACACAATATGTTCCCACAACTATACATACTAAACAAACATTTTACTATGTATTTCTTCTCCATAGTGGAACAAAGAACAAAATATGCTTATTGCTCTGGAAGTGCTCGCCAATTGCATACAAGACTTCTCGCATACAGCACTCAATCAAGCTTTCAATCACATACTCACGCAAATACGCGAAGGTCAAATCTTACCTGTACTCATTGGCAAAGCATTTGATCTGCTCATACACATCGACAATTGCTCGCAATCGCAGGCGACCAAAGGCAAAAACCTCAAATGCAATCCACTTGAGTTAACCGAAAAAGCTTGGTTGCTCGAATTGCATGATTTGCTGGAATTTCGGATACTCTCGGGCATAGCAGATTTTCCCGATAACCGCGCCACATTTATGTCTCATCTGTACTCCTACTCAGAAGTGAATTTGCAGACGCGTTTGCGCCCACATCACACTATTGTCTCCTTCGTGCACAAATACATGAGCGTGTGCTTGAAATTGCCGGAGTCGGAGTTGGATTTGGAAAATGAGCGTCTCTTCAATTCGATGATATTGATTGCTGGTCGTCTATCTCTACGTGATGCCGTTACGGCCGGCACTACTTGTAAACTTTATGGTGCCATATTGAAAATCATCGATCGTCCACCAATCGTGAACACAATAATCGTTTCATTAACGGATCTTTGTAAGAAGCATACGCAAATTGTGGAACGTATCATTGAGCACGTGCTGGCGAAGTTATCATCGCCGTATGTCATGAATCGTGTGGAGACATTTAAATGTTTCGAGAAATTGGTCTTGCAGGATCAGTTGAAATTGCGTGGTTCCTTGTTGTTGGCGCTTATGTCTGCTATTTTAGATGAGAATAGAGAATTGGCTACGCGTGCTTgtgatttttttgaagaatttctcAGTAAGAAGAGTTCAACGCTCTTTCAGAAGTGTTTAATCGAATGTCCATTCGTCTTCAACGAATACGAGGTGTGTCCGGGCGCATGTGGATGCTTGGggaatataatattatcaagtttgtatttttttcttttacagaATTTCGACGGTTTGGATAGCTTTTCGGATACAAGCATTAAGTCGCCTTTGAAAGGAGAGGCAAAGCGTAAGAGTCGTCAATTGCTTTATAATCACATGCTGGCAACGGTGGATGAGGTGAATTTGGTGCTCTATTTTGGGCAACTCAAACTGATTTCAGGTAAGTCGGAGTAGCAAAAGTTTGAAATCAAGATGAACTTCTttatatacccttttatgctataagaaatgtacctgtgaagggtattatagcttcgctccatattgttgtttatttttttagaaaaatcacTACGTGACGCCTGCATGAAAAGCCCTGAAGGCATCGCATTACTCAAGGATGTACTATTCATTTTAAAACGCGTTTGCCAACTGACCAAGGAGCAAAAGCCCAACGCTGACAACAAAGAGGGCGACGGTGAGGATAATGCTACGGATGATGCAATCGCGCAAGCAAACGAAGCAGGTGTGGCGGATGAGGCAAGCACAGCAAAAGCTACAGGTGCCACCACCGCTGGTGGTGTCGGTCGTGGACGCGGGCGAAAACGTGAAATAACTATGCCGGATGCGGTAAGAAAGAAAAAACCAATTTCATAACAAAATTCATTCGATTTGTTTCCATTTTTAGCTGAATCTACTCGAAAAGTCTTTGATATTCATACCCACCATTCACGGTTGCTTCACTGCCCACGCCGATGATGCATTGCAAAAAGCGTTTGATGATTTGGGCTTTGCATTGGCAAAGCGCTTTCCCAATCTGGTGCATTATGCGCAGCCAGCAAAGTTTTGGTGCAAGTATCGTGAGAAAATAATCACGGATTCGCCGtcgaaacaaaagaaaaagtcaAAACGAAAAGGCAAAGATGCCAAAACACCCGATAAGCCTAAAGCGAATTCAACGCAAGTCGAAGGAGATCTGGTTATGGCTGAGGAAATCGATGATGATTTGGAATGTGACTCAGCGGATGAAAGTGATTTTTGTTCGGACGATGACATGCCATTGGCGAGCACGATGTGTGCCGGCGCTTCACCACAGAAACGTGTGCGTTTAAGCGATGCCGAAATACCGatggaatatttatttaatccGAATATCTGAAAGTTGGAGTGCTCCTCTAGCGCATGTGTTGACACGTAGAGGAGCGATGGGTAATAATACTtgcaatatacttatgtatcaaCTATGTTATATAGAATGATTTAAGGTTATGCAGAGAagtttgttactattatttgATTGCCTTAGtttaatgcatttatttacttttattttattttaagtgacAGAAAAGACTCGAATAGTTGGtatgcttatatatttttttatattcaattagtattctaatttttaatattgacaGAGGAATGGAATAAAAAGGAATACGTACGTAGACGTAAatattatgtataatataaatgaGGTTAAGTTTCTCatacaatttattatataagtGTTATATAATACCAATttgttatatattaataaactaATTCTCGAattaatacttacatatatacttgagatacacttacatatacatatacatatatgcatgccattacataaattatatattgaatatttatagCTCAGTAATATATTGTACgcattaaatttcatataataaaatgttatattagcaaaattttaagtttcatgcataatactatttacatatgtatttcaaaaataattgttttttataagaaaaactcaacgaatttaaacaaaaaaaataaaaatttattagaaatagtATAATAAACatagaatatatattttcagtttaaaaaaagaacccaaaattcgaaaatctcCAAGAAACATTAACGCGGAAACAGTGATATGTATACAAgaaatttaacacaaaattatattagaaaCGAAATACGGTTCTGGGATCAAGACTTTATGAAATAATAAGACCAAAATGGAATAACAAGGTAAGAATTCAACgtaaaacatttacatatatacaatttatgGAGACAATGTTTTTATGATGACTGGAAGTAGCTTAGATTTTTGTTATTGGAAAGCTTGCTATGACGTTTGTGTATCAAATTTGACATCAAAATTGTGATGCTCCACCAAAAAGATCAAGAGAAAGCCATGTTTTACCAAAGAGCTTTGAGTCTATACCCAAATTTTTTGAGGCtgttaatagaaattttttgttgtttttgtagccgCAAAAATCATTCCTGAAGCAATTTAGTGAAATGGAGCTGTTTCTAATATACACTCTCGTGGGTCGAATTTTTCGCTTCAAATGTTTCTCAGTTTTTTTGAGAGTAGTTGTGcgcaaaaaaaatcatttgttaacCTAATTAACGGCAATTTAgtgtcatcaaaagaggggtttctcatccgaggctgtttggtCTTGCGCGTTGGCGAATaaaattcgatggaacgatgagccaTTCGACGTTAATTTCAGACCAGCGACTCGCTGGtggttgtccgaatggacgaaaacactccagcttcaAATGTTTCTCAGCTAGCCCGCAGCGAGTTTTTGGATATTATGGAGAGAACCTGGCTAGTTAAATATACAAACCAAAAATAGCCTCAACATTGTTAACCTAATTAATGACAactaaaaagaagaagaaggccgTTCCCACGACAATCGAGTCTAACTAATCGGAACGGTCCCGGATTATTAaacggccaaggactgtcaactcggtcCCATTATTCGatattacttcaggaatgttttctacCGCTACAACACTAACAACACTATTTCCAGGACAGTTGAGTCTACGTAACCGTAACAGTCTCTAACTTCTATCCGGTCGAGGAATGTCAACTTTACAGCCtacatgaaaattatttactaatgcaacaacaagaacataCTTCTAGCAAAACTTCCAATTAATTAAACCCTTTTCTTTGGTGTATGTTATTGTAGAATGcgcgatgtactcggacattagagATTTAgttggtatggggattagctggactgatgaaCGTTGAGATGTTAGCAGTGTGATCTCCACTAATCAGAATGCCCTGCAATAACGGTCATTTGCGCATGAATTGTTTAGACATCGCCTTTTGACTGGGAATTAGGGTTAGCTTCTTGTGTGAGTGGTTTGTGCGTATGGGGTTCAACCCTTGGTCAGCAGTCAAGCAGTATGCAAGCTCAACTGGTATTAGTTTCGGCTAAGAAATCTGAGCGGAAACTTAactctggtaccacggggagcaggagcccttggagttcacTCCAACATGCTCATGCGTACTGGTCTCTCgag
Coding sequences within it:
- the LOC126754080 gene encoding uncharacterized protein LOC126754080: MTELINLFKKLSEFFDRKLLWENIEEAYEDDAEKEQNKNKSNAEEQPPTTSRQAKSTVPELPFVQRALNDPQVLSTLLELCSAIRILRSESSASYDNTYDCWDEVVKVSPRDSYLSFVYALAGLATLDAACAAYTKLALAAVNTYFLSLTIPGAKGFHIFEPEVIAHCLQVFGLIERIQHPDILRRMSKQQPIEIWVRFSTFCDDFKLLLRYVHFNDHKATRDILLKKLVNILYMNYERGYANMYAANLHAKCFEIFDEVVNAHNGEPEDTLKKLMNMTVFLHTYPPKPKSTSGTVISGDCEHISDWFIKCISKYPRLLVKVLNFYIECIVTNPIKSWKTEQTQRALEYAAKYDAALYTTCNESSVEFLCEAIYADEVMIRTRAIELISRILQLEAHVNWQMFRHEVSDIPREVYLINELIKSLQDFNNTVKLKAVQALHLALTKGSPNTVKILNEGIRYTLYLDLGVKLPDEPRVRKNEIRYVKPSALEPKYSFEGHGLVELSFMHLPEYVYENLFQSPQSYIRRAGVMFMEQLIKLNPLIIFNTNFVKETTRLVDEPTALVRKQTLISIDSILGCYPNCYPVVWVWCKVVAPMLRDGDPKNIELAMDCFRARVLANMRGIDQSNQAEHFMPWVIIRTMLSTQPRLYLQECFHMALQQRLLNPQILSIIESHLLTSNSTEAWIVLNFVSGKLKSKEPDALIHLFISLKSWNKEQNMLIALEVLANCIQDFSHTALNQAFNHILTQIREGQILPVLIGKAFDLLIHIDNCSQSQATKGKNLKCNPLELTEKAWLLELHDLLEFRILSGIADFPDNRATFMSHLYSYSEVNLQTRLRPHHTIVSFVHKYMSVCLKLPESELDLENERLFNSMILIAGRLSLRDAVTAGTTCKLYGAILKIIDRPPIVNTIIVSLTDLCKKHTQIVERIIEHVLAKLSSPYVMNRVETFKCFEKLVLQDQLKLRGSLLLALMSAILDENRELATRACDFFEEFLSKKSSTLFQKCLIECPFVFNEYENFDGLDSFSDTSIKSPLKGEAKRKSRQLLYNHMLATVDEVNLVLYFGQLKLISEKSLRDACMKSPEGIALLKDVLFILKRVCQLTKEQKPNADNKEGDGEDNATDDAIAQANEAGVADEASTAKATGATTAGGVGRGRGRKREITMPDALNLLEKSLIFIPTIHGCFTAHADDALQKAFDDLGFALAKRFPNLVHYAQPAKFWCKYREKIITDSPSKQKKKSKRKGKDAKTPDKPKANSTQVEGDLVMAEEIDDDLECDSADESDFCSDDDMPLASTMCAGASPQKRVRLSDAEIPMEYLFNPNI